The Alistipes megaguti sequence CCGATCTCGCGGTTGAGGATCTCGATGCCGCTGCGGCGCCACTCGGCGGCCTCGCGGAATTCGGGGAAGTAGATGCCGGCAAACAGCATGCGCTGCGCCTCGAAGAGCAGGTGGTTGCCCTGTTTCGAGTAGTTGTGGAGGATGTGGTCGGCATGCTGGCGGTAGGTGCGCAGGAAGAGGTTCAGGAACCGGGGCGTGAAGCGCGGCGACTGGATCGTCAGGGCAAACTCCGTGAGCAGATCCTGCAGCCGGCGTCCGGCCTCCATCGGGCGCCAGGCGAAGCGGATGTTTTCGCGTTCGGCCGCGATCTCCTCCTCGGAGGCGCCGGCGGCCTGCAGCTTCTCGACGCCGTCCAGCGGATTCTTCTTCACCCAGTCGGTATACTGGTCGATCCAGGCATCGATGTAACGGTTGTCATGGGTCACGTAGTAGCACTTGGTCAGCGGGATGAACCAGTAGTGGCGGTGGAGCTGCCAGCGGAGTTCGTTGTCCTTGACAGGCCAGTAGCGCCAGTTGATGTCGTCACCGTAGAAGAACGAGGGCTGGTAACCCTTGTGGGCGTAGAACTTGTGTTCGAGGGCCTCGTCGGCCTGACGCTGTTCGAGCTTGCTGACCCGGATCTTTCCGAGGTCGAGTCCGAACAGGGCGACGGGTTTGCGCGTGCGGTAGTACTTGAGCAGCTCCTTGTCGGCAGCCTCGAAGTTGCCCTTCGAGACGGCCTTCTTCACGGCCTTGAGTTCGGGACGGTCGAGGTCCAGCAGGTCGTAGAGCGACTTTTCGTCGCCGAGGGTCGGGACCTCGCCGGCCAGGGCCGTCGTGCCGATTGCCAGCAGGGTGCACAGCGCCATCAGGATTCGTTTCATGTCGGTTTTTCTGTTTTCGGTTATCGTTGTCTCGTGTTGTTTCAGCTTGTATGGCCGTTATTTCAGTTTGTATCGCCGGCCGTCGATCTTCACCTGCAGGCCGTTGCGGCGTTCGGCGAGTTCGATGCGGTGGCCGTCGGCTTCGGTGACGGGCAGCAGCACGGTGACCATGCGCACCGTCTCTCCGGCCTTTTTCCCGCGGGTGAAGACGTAGGCCGGACGGGGGCTGCGTTCGCGGTAGCGGTACGACACCCAACCCTCCTGCGGCTCCATCCGTTCGGCTCCGAATACCTTCATCAGCAGGTTGTTGCCGTCGTCGTAGCGGGTCGCCACGGTGCCCGTAGCCGCATCGGCCGCGGGATTGCCCTCGGCCAGATTCCAGTGGAGCATCACGCTCCCGGCGGCGGGGCCTTCGGCGCGGTCCTCGATGACGAACAGACGTCGGTCGACGAACCACACCGTGCGACGGTGGGTGAGCCCCTCGTAGGAGGGGTTCTCGACCGTGAGAATGTCGGTCGGACCGGCAGTCTCCCAGCGGAGGCATTTCGAGTCGGTCGCGTCGAGGTTGCGGCCGTCGAGCGTCAGGGTGTTGTGCACGCGGGTCTGGCGGAACCAGGCGCGCTGGTCGTTGACCTCCCGGTCGCCGGCGTAGACGTAGCAGCCCGAATCGGGGAAGAAGTTGCGGCCGCGGTGCCAGAGTTCAAAGGTGCCGTTATCGGGCTGGCAGTGCCAGAAGGCCTGCGGGCCGGCCTTGAGGATCATCACCGTGGACTCCGTGTCCCAGACGTTGCGCAGGACGTAGAATCCCGACGTGCGGAAGGCCCTCGAGAGGTAGTCGGGGCGGGCGCCCTGGCGGCCCCGGGTGGCGCAGTAGCGGATGAAGTCGTTGTCGGGGAAGACCTCGAGCCATTCGGCATAGGAGGCGAGCAGATGGGCCTTGTCCTGTTCGCGGTTGTCGCTGAAGAGCGGGGTGGTGTAGTCGGGGTAGAGGCAGTTGAGGTGGACGTCGATCATCCGCTCGACGGTGGCCAGATACGAAGCAGGGAATTCGCCGCGATAACCGTTGGCGTCCATCATCCGCAGCGCCTTGAAGAAGATGTTGATCGACTCCAGGTGGTAGTGCGGGTCGAGTTCGTACTGCATGCCGTCGTCGTAGACCTGCTTTTCGATCTCGCGGTTGAGGATTCCGACGCCGGTCGAGCGCCAGTGGACGGCATCGCGGAATTCGGGGAAGAAGGCCCCGGCGAAGAGCAGCCGCTGGGCCTGGAACAACAGGTGGTTGCCCGAGGCGGAGAAGTGGCCGAGGATGTGCTGGGCGTGGCGGTGGTAGTTCCGGAGGAACTGCAGCAGGAACTCGCCGTCGAAGGCCTCGGCGGGCAGGAAGTAGAGGAACTGGTGGATCTGGAACTCCAGCCGGTCGCTCACCTCGAGGGGGCGCCAGGCGAAATAGACGTTGTCGACGCGGTTCCAGTCGCCGATCGAGCTTTCGTCGTACGGCCCGAGGGGGTTCTTGCGGATCCAGTCGAGATACTCCGCACACCACTCCTTGGCGTAGCGTTCGTCGCCCGAGAGGCGGTAGGTCTTGCCCATGGGGACCCACCATTTCATGCGATGCAGCTGCCAGCGGAGCTCGTTGTCGCGCACGGGCCAGTACTGCCAGTCGATGTCGTCGCCGTAGAAATAGGAGGGTTGGTAGCCCGTGTGGACGAAGAAACGATGTTCGAGGGCTTCGTCGGCCCAGCGCTGCTCGTCGGGCGAGAGGGTCACCGAGTCGAGGTTGACCTCGGGGCATCGGACTCCCGTGCGCGAACGGTAGTAGGCGAGCAGGGCCCGGGCGGCTTCCGGGTCATTGCCTGCGGCATGGAGGCTGTCGACGCGTTCGAGTCCCGGACGCGTGAGGTCCAACAGCGCAAAGACCGTCGTGTCGGCGGTCCGGTCAGCTTCGGAGGCGGCGCGGGCAACTTCGGCGGCGCGGGCTTCGGCGGTGAGGCTTGTCCCCAGGGCGAACAGTCCCAGCAGCGGAAGGAGCAGTTGACGGTTTTTCATGGGTATGGCAGTTTTCGTGGTTTCGGTTGTCGGGTTTGGGGCCGCGGTCCGGATACCGGAGAGCCGCCCGATGCAAGAACAAAGATACGACAAAATGCAGAGCTCGTTTATCAGAATCTCGCAATCCTCGGCGGAAATTCTGCAAAGCGCTTTCAGTTTTGTGCAATCGGATGCGGAATTTGTCGAATCTGGCCCTGCGGAGCCCCTCGGAGGGGGCTTTTGGGACAAAAGTGAGATCTGATTCTACAAAATCGAAAGGCTTTTGCACACGATTCGGGATTTTGGCAACAAACGCCGCGCCCGCGAAAGCGGGATTCCGTTAACTTTGTATTCGGAAAGATCAGCCTGCGGTCTGCCGCCTGCTGCCGGAATCTGCGTGCTCCGGGATCCGTGCCTGCCATCGCCTGCTGCCGGCATCCGCGTGTTCCCGGGATCCGTGCCTGCCATCGCCTGCTGCCGGCATCCGCGTGTTCCCGGGATCGCCGGGCCCTTGGGCCTCCTCGGTTCCGCGCCGGCTGCCGCGATGCTGATCGACCCGACCAACCGATAACCCGAAACCGCCCATGAACCTCGTGAATCCCGCCCTGTTGACGGCCTCGTTCGCCGCACTGGCCTCCGCGGCCGATGCCACGGCCGCCCCGGCTCCCGAACCCAAACCGGCCCGTGAGGCCGATCGCCGCCCGAATATCATCGTCATCATGACCGACCAGCAGACGGCCGGCGCCCTGTCGTGTGCCGGCAATCCGTGGGTCGAGACCCCGGCGATGGATGCCCTGGCGGCCGACGGCGTGCGCTTCACCCGGGCCTATTGCCCCTATCCGCTGAGCGGCCCCTGCCGCGCCTCGCTCATCACGGGTCGGATGCCCTTCGAGACGGGGGCCACCGACAACGGCGTGCGCCCCTCGGCCGAGGCCCTGCGCGAGGGGATCGGCCATCGCCTCTCGGCCGCGGGCTACGAGTGCCTCTACGCCGGAAAGTGGCACGTTCCGGAGGTCAACCTCCCCGATTCGGGGACAGGCTTCCGCCGCATTGCCCGGATGGGCGACCCGACGTTGGCCGCAGCGTGCGACGAGGCGCTGGCCGGGTATGACGGCCGCCGCCCGCTTCTGCTGGTGGCCTCGCTGCTCAATCCCCACGAGATCTGCGAATACGGCCGCCACGAGACGCTGCAGTATGGCGAACTGGCCCCCTTCGCGACGGAGGAGTGTCCCAATCTGCCGGCCAATTTCCGCCCGTCAACTTATGCGGCCGAGGCGCTGACGCTCGAACGCACGGCCTCGCCGCGCTATCACGATACCTACACCTTCACCGAGGATGACTGGCGCCGCTACCTCTATGCCTACTACCGCTTCGTCGAGCGGGCCGACCGCGAGGTGGGGCGGATCGTCGAGGTGCTGAAGCGCCGCGGACTCTACGACGATGCGGTGATCCTCTTCCTCTCGGATCACGGCGACGGCGTGGCGGCCCACGGCTGGAACCAGAAGTGGAACCTGCAGGAGGAGGTCATCAACGTGCCGCTGATCGTCAAGACGCCGAAGGGGTGCGGACCGCGGGGTGTGGTCAACCGCGAGGCGCTGTCGAACGTCGGGCTGGACCTCTACGCCACGCTTTGCGACTATGCCGGTGTGGAGCTGGATCCCGAACGCTACCGGGGCCGGAGCCTGCGCCCGGTGGCCGAGGGGCGTTCGGCGACGCTCCACGACGGCGTCTTTGTCGAGACGCTGCTCTCGGGGGTCGGCATGCGGGGCTGGAGCCTTGTCGGAGCGCGTTACAAATATGTCCTCTACCAGTGGGGCCGCAACCGCGAGGCGTTGTACGATCTGCAGCAGGATCCGGGCGAGATGGTCAATCTGGCTGTCGACCGGCGCTATGCCGACGAACTGGGCCGCATGCGCAAGGCTCTCTATGAGTGGGGTGTCCGGATCGGCGAACAGCGTCTGATCCGCAACCTGCGCCCCTATGCCGGGGAGTCCGGAACGACGGATTGACCCCGGGCTCCGGCCGCCCGAATTACCCCGATGCCGCCCGACGTTCCCACCGGTTGCCCGAACGGTCCCGCCGATTGCCCGAACTGCTCCGATGCTGCCTGACGTCTTCGCCGGTTGCCCGAATCCCCCGGCCGCCCGGAAAATCCCGCCGGCCATTCCGAAATCGCTCTTACGAACCGAATCCACGAATTCATCACCGTTGACCGGAACCACCTACCTTATGAAAAACCTCGAAACCTTGCGGAGCGGCGCCCGATACGCCGCGCTTCCGCTGACGCTGACGGCCCTGGCGGGTTGCAGCGAGGGGCAGCCCAAGCGCCCCAACATCCTTGTGATGATGACCGACGACCACACGGCCCAGGCCATGAGCTGCTACGGGAGCCTGCTGGTCGAGACCCCGAATCTGGACCGTCTGGCCCGCGAGGGGATGCTCTTCGAGAACTGCTACGTTTCGAACGCCATTTCGGGCCCCTCGCGGGCCTGCATCCTCACGGGCAAGTACAGCCACGTGAACGGCTTCACGGACAATTCGCGCACCTTCGACGGCGACCAACAGACCTTCCCCAAACTGCTGCACGAGGCGGGCTACCAGACGGCGATGATCGGCAAGTGGCACCTCAATTCCGATCCGCAGGGCTTCGACTTCTGGAGCATTCTCGTGGGACAGGGCGAGTACTACGCCCCGCAGTTCATCGAGAATGGTGAGAACCGTGTCGAGAAGGGCTACGTGACGGACATCATCACCGACAAGGCCCTGTCGTTCCTCGAACACCGCGACCCCTCGCGGCCCTTTGCCATGCTCTACTACCACAAGGCGCCGCACCGCAACTGGATGCCGGCACAGCGCCACCTGGGGATCAACGACTCGCGGGTCTATCCCGAGCCCTTCAACCTGCTGGACGACTATGCGGGCCGGGGCCGAGCCGCCCGGGAGCAGGCCATGGAGATCGGGCGCGACATGTGGCCCGAGTGGGATCTGAAGCTGATGACGCCCGTGGAGCTGTCGCGCTCCTACGTGCTTGAAAGTACGGGCGATGCCAACCGGGACGACGTTGCGCGGGCCAACAACTGGCGGAGCAGCGTCATGCAGTACCAGGCGGCCTACAACCGCATGACCGACGAGGAGAAGGCGCGCTGGAACGAGGCCTACGCCCCGCGCATCGCCGAGTATGAACGTCTGCGGAAGACGGCCACGCCCGAGGAGATGACGCGCTGGAAGTACCAGCAGTACATGAAGGACTACTGGGCGGTGATCCAGGCCGTCGACGAGAACGTGGGGCGCCTGCTCGACTACCTCGAAAAGATCGGCGAACTCGACAACACGATCATCGTCTACACCTCGGACGAGGGCTTCTTCCTTGGAGAGCACGGCTGGTTCGACAAGCGCTTCATGTACGAGGAGTGCCAGCGCACGCCGCTGCTGGTGCGCTATCCGCCGATGGTCGGGGCCGGGACGCGGAGCCGGGCGCTGGCCATGAACATCGACCTGGCGCCGACGTTCGTCGATCTGGCGGGGCTGGCGGTGCCGGACGACATGCAGGGACGTTCGCTGCGCGGGGTGCTCGCCTCGGGCGGCGAGGCGCCCGAGGGGTGGCGCACGGGGGTCTACTACCACTATTACGAATACCCGTCGTGGCACTCCGTCAAGCGCCACTACGGCATCCGCACGGCCGACTACAAGCTGATCCACTTCTACAACGACGTCGACGAGTGGGAGATGTACGACCTGAAGCGCGATCCGCACGAGATGCACAGCGTCTACGACGATCCGGCCTATGCCGAGGTGCGCCGTGGGCTCCACGCGCAGCTCGAGGAGCTGCAGCGCGAATGCGGCGACACGGATCCCTGCGAACGCGAATACGAATTTTTCCGGGGCGCCGACCAGCTGAAATAACCGGCCGGACGACCGATTTCATCCGATAACCAGAGCCGGATCCACCGTGGCTTCACGCGGCCGGATCCGGACCCAAAACTGCAACGATATGGACAGACGAGAATTTCTGAAAACTTCGGGATGGACCCTGTTGGGTCTGGCGGCGGTCAATGCGCTGCCGGGCTGCTCGCATCTGGGCGATGCGGAGTCGCTTCCCGACGACGTGAAGGGAGGTTTCCCTTCGCTCCGCGACCTGAAGGTCTTCTGGGGCGACGTACACAACCACTGCAACGTGACCTACGGCCACGGCGATCTGTCGGATGCCCTGGCGGCGGCCGAGCAGCAGCTGGATTTCGTCTCGGTGACGCCCCACGCCATGTGGCCCGACATTCCGGGTGAGAACGACCCGCGGCTGAACTGGGTCATCGGCTACCATACGGCGGCCTTCCGGCGGCTGCGTGCCGGCGGCTACGAGAAGTACCGGCAGATGATCGAGGCGGCCAACCGCCCGGGCAAATTCCTGACGTTCGTCTCCTACGAGTGCCACAGCATGGAGCACGGCGACCACGTGGCGCTGTTCCGCGACTTCGACGTGCCGCTGGTCGAGTGCACGTCGGTGCCCGATCTGAAGGAGCGGCTGCGCGGCTACGCCTGCTACGTGACGCCCCACCACATGGGCTACCAGACGGGATTCCGCGGCTACAACTGGGCGGCCTTCCCGGACAACGATCCGCAGACGCCGTTCGTCGAGATGTTCTCGCGCCACGGCCTGGCCGAGAGCGACACGGGCGACTACGACTACCTGCACGACATGGGGCCGCGCGTCTGGGAGGGTTCGATCCTCTACGGACTGGAGCAGGGCCACAAGTTCGGACTGATGTGCTCGACGGACCAGCATGCCGGCTATCCGGGCAGCTACGGCGACGGCCGCATCGGTGTCTACGCCCCGTCGCTCGACCGCGAGGCGCTGTGGACCGAGATGGGACGGCGCCATGTCTGCGGCGTGACGGGCGACAAGATCAAGATCGACTTCCGCATTAACGGCGGGGTGCCGGGCGACGTCATCCGCGCCTCGCACCGCGAGATCTACCTCAATGTCGAGGCGCAGAACGCCATCGACTACGTCGATCTGATCAAGAATGGGCAGTGCGTGGCGCGGCTCAACGGCCCGTACCGTGCGGCGGCCCCCTCGGACGAGGTGATCCGCACGAAGGTGAAGGTCAACTTCGGCTGGAACCGCGAGGAGGAGTATGTCCACTGGACGGGCCGGCTGTCGCTTGACGGCGGCACGATCGACGATCTGCAGACCTGCTTCCGCGGGGCGGCCTTCACCTCGCCGCAGCCGGGCGAGACGGAGTTCCACACGCGGGTCAACCGCGTCGTGGAGCGCGACGCGCACAACGTGGTGCTGGACCTCTATTCGACGAAGAACCCCAACGTCATGACGCCGGCCATGCAGGGCGTGGTGCTCGACCTGACAGCACCGCGCACGGCGCGCCTCGTGGCGGAGTTCAACGGCCGGCGCTACGAACACACGATCGGCGAACTGCTCGAAGGGGCGCGTGCCCACTTCCTGCGGGGATGGCTTTCGGAGGCGATCCAGTTCGAACGGGCGCAGCCCGAGGCGGCCTTCTGCGTCGGCCACCGCATGGTCGACAAGGAGCCGCAGCGCGATACGGACTACTATTACGTACGGGTTCGCCAGCGCGACGGACAGTGGGGCTGGTCGTCGCCGATCTGGGTGGAGAGAGCTTAGGAGATGGAACGTTATGCCATAGGAATCGACCTGGGCGGTACTTCGGTGAAGTATGCCGTGGTCGCCGCTTCGGGCGGGATTCTCTTCCACGGGGAGCATGCTTCCCGGGCCTCGGATGGGGCCGAAGCGGTACTGGATGCCATCCTGCGTGGCGTTGAGGCCTGCCGGGCCTTCGCCGCACGGGAGGGGCTGACGCTGGAAGGTGTTGGTATCGGGACCCCGGGGGTGGTTTCGGACGATGGCCGCACGGTGCTGGGCGGTGCCGAGAACATCGCGGGGTGGGAGAACCTTCCCCTGGCGGATCGGATCGAGCGGGCGACGGGGCTGCGCTGCGCGGCCTGCAACGACGCCAATGCCATGGCGTGGGGCGAGACGCTCTACGGTGCGGCGCGCGGTGCGACGGACGTGGTCTTCGTGACGGTGGGGACCGGCATCGGCTGCGGCGTGCTCATCGGCGGGCGGCTCTTCCGCGGCTACCGCAACCGCGGCATGGAGATGGGCCACATCACGGTCAAGTGCGACGGCGAACGGTGTGCCTGCGGCGGGGTGGGGTGCCTCGAGCACTATGCCTCGACGGCCGCTCTTGTGGCGCGTTTCCGCGCGCTGAGCGGCGCGTTGCAGGCCGACGGCCGCGAGGTGGTGCGCCGCTACGGGGCGGGCGATCCGGCGGCGGTTCAGGCTCTGGAGGAGCACTGGATGTACCTTTTGCACGGCATCGCCTCGATGATCAACCTCTTCGCACCGCAACGGGTCGTCGTCGGAGGCGGCATATCGGAATCGGGCGAATTCTACTTCGAGCACCTGCGCGAGGGAGTTCGCCGCCAGGTGATGGCCGTCTGCGGCGGGGAGACTGAGATTGTTCCCGCGCAGCTGGGCAACCGGGCCGGAAGCCTCGGCGCCGCGGGGCTGATCCTCGGGGAGGGGGCGCAACGATGAGACGCAGCTACGCCCTGGTGGGGCTGATCATGCTCTTCTGGTTCGTCATTTCGTTCATTACGAACATCATCGGACCGCTGATCCCCGACATCATCGACAACTTCCACCTGCAGCACCTTGCGCTGGCGGGCTTCATCCCGACGTCGTTCTTCGTGGCCTACGGCATCATGTCGATCCCCTCGGGGCTGCTGATCGAACGCTTCAGCCAGAAGACGGTCCTCACGGCGGGCTTTGCGCTGCCGCTTGTCGGGTCGCTGCTCTTTGCCCTCGTGCCGACCTTCCCGGTGCTGCTGGCCTCGTCGTTCACCATCGGACTGGGCATGGCCATGCTGCAGACGACGATCAACCCGCTGACCCGCGTGGCGGGCGGCGAGGAGAACTTCGCCTTCTTTTCGGTCATGGGCCAGCTGGTCTTCGGGGCGGCGTCGTTCGTCAGCCCGCTGGTCTACGCACGGCTGGTCGCACGCCTCACTTCGGGCGAGACGCTCCACGGCCTGACGGGCTGGCTGCAGTCGCTGACTCCGGCCTCGCTGCCGTGGGTTTCGCTCTACTGGCTCTTTGCCGTGATCCTGGTGGCGGTGATCGTCGTGGTGCTGGCGGTCCGCTTCCCGCGGCTGGAGCTGCAGGAGAGCGAACGCAGCGGCGGTCTGCACTCCTACCGGGAGCTGCTGAAGAATCCTCGGGTCTACCTCTTCTTCCTGGGCATGCTCTGCTATACGGCCTCGGAACAGGGCGTGGCCAACTGGATCTCGGAGTTCCTGCGGCAGTACCACGGCCTCGATCCGCAGACGGTCGGCGCCCCGACCGTTGGACGCTTCTGGGGCTACATGTCCGTGGGGTGCCTGGTGGGGCTCTTTGCCCTGAAACTCTGGGATGCACGCGACGTGCTGAAGGTGGCCGGCGTACTGGCCATCGCTTCGCTGTTGGCGGCGCTCTTCGGAAGTGCCGGGGTGGCGCTGGTGGCCTTCCCGGCCGTGGGATTCTCCATTTCGGTGATGTTCTCGATTGTCATGTCGCTGGCGCTGAACTCCGTCGACCGCTACCACGGTTCGTTTGCCGGCATCCTCTGCACGGGTATCGCCGGCGGAGCCCTCGGTCCG is a genomic window containing:
- the hepC gene encoding heparin-sulfate lyase HepC, with product MKNRQLLLPLLGLFALGTSLTAEARAAEVARAASEADRTADTTVFALLDLTRPGLERVDSLHAAGNDPEAARALLAYYRSRTGVRCPEVNLDSVTLSPDEQRWADEALEHRFFVHTGYQPSYFYGDDIDWQYWPVRDNELRWQLHRMKWWVPMGKTYRLSGDERYAKEWCAEYLDWIRKNPLGPYDESSIGDWNRVDNVYFAWRPLEVSDRLEFQIHQFLYFLPAEAFDGEFLLQFLRNYHRHAQHILGHFSASGNHLLFQAQRLLFAGAFFPEFRDAVHWRSTGVGILNREIEKQVYDDGMQYELDPHYHLESINIFFKALRMMDANGYRGEFPASYLATVERMIDVHLNCLYPDYTTPLFSDNREQDKAHLLASYAEWLEVFPDNDFIRYCATRGRQGARPDYLSRAFRTSGFYVLRNVWDTESTVMILKAGPQAFWHCQPDNGTFELWHRGRNFFPDSGCYVYAGDREVNDQRAWFRQTRVHNTLTLDGRNLDATDSKCLRWETAGPTDILTVENPSYEGLTHRRTVWFVDRRLFVIEDRAEGPAAGSVMLHWNLAEGNPAADAATGTVATRYDDGNNLLMKVFGAERMEPQEGWVSYRYRERSPRPAYVFTRGKKAGETVRMVTVLLPVTEADGHRIELAERRNGLQVKIDGRRYKLK
- a CDS encoding sulfatase, yielding MNLVNPALLTASFAALASAADATAAPAPEPKPAREADRRPNIIVIMTDQQTAGALSCAGNPWVETPAMDALAADGVRFTRAYCPYPLSGPCRASLITGRMPFETGATDNGVRPSAEALREGIGHRLSAAGYECLYAGKWHVPEVNLPDSGTGFRRIARMGDPTLAAACDEALAGYDGRRPLLLVASLLNPHEICEYGRHETLQYGELAPFATEECPNLPANFRPSTYAAEALTLERTASPRYHDTYTFTEDDWRRYLYAYYRFVERADREVGRIVEVLKRRGLYDDAVILFLSDHGDGVAAHGWNQKWNLQEEVINVPLIVKTPKGCGPRGVVNREALSNVGLDLYATLCDYAGVELDPERYRGRSLRPVAEGRSATLHDGVFVETLLSGVGMRGWSLVGARYKYVLYQWGRNREALYDLQQDPGEMVNLAVDRRYADELGRMRKALYEWGVRIGEQRLIRNLRPYAGESGTTD
- a CDS encoding sulfatase, whose product is MKNLETLRSGARYAALPLTLTALAGCSEGQPKRPNILVMMTDDHTAQAMSCYGSLLVETPNLDRLAREGMLFENCYVSNAISGPSRACILTGKYSHVNGFTDNSRTFDGDQQTFPKLLHEAGYQTAMIGKWHLNSDPQGFDFWSILVGQGEYYAPQFIENGENRVEKGYVTDIITDKALSFLEHRDPSRPFAMLYYHKAPHRNWMPAQRHLGINDSRVYPEPFNLLDDYAGRGRAAREQAMEIGRDMWPEWDLKLMTPVELSRSYVLESTGDANRDDVARANNWRSSVMQYQAAYNRMTDEEKARWNEAYAPRIAEYERLRKTATPEEMTRWKYQQYMKDYWAVIQAVDENVGRLLDYLEKIGELDNTIIVYTSDEGFFLGEHGWFDKRFMYEECQRTPLLVRYPPMVGAGTRSRALAMNIDLAPTFVDLAGLAVPDDMQGRSLRGVLASGGEAPEGWRTGVYYHYYEYPSWHSVKRHYGIRTADYKLIHFYNDVDEWEMYDLKRDPHEMHSVYDDPAYAEVRRGLHAQLEELQRECGDTDPCEREYEFFRGADQLK
- a CDS encoding Tat pathway signal sequence, translated to MDRREFLKTSGWTLLGLAAVNALPGCSHLGDAESLPDDVKGGFPSLRDLKVFWGDVHNHCNVTYGHGDLSDALAAAEQQLDFVSVTPHAMWPDIPGENDPRLNWVIGYHTAAFRRLRAGGYEKYRQMIEAANRPGKFLTFVSYECHSMEHGDHVALFRDFDVPLVECTSVPDLKERLRGYACYVTPHHMGYQTGFRGYNWAAFPDNDPQTPFVEMFSRHGLAESDTGDYDYLHDMGPRVWEGSILYGLEQGHKFGLMCSTDQHAGYPGSYGDGRIGVYAPSLDREALWTEMGRRHVCGVTGDKIKIDFRINGGVPGDVIRASHREIYLNVEAQNAIDYVDLIKNGQCVARLNGPYRAAAPSDEVIRTKVKVNFGWNREEEYVHWTGRLSLDGGTIDDLQTCFRGAAFTSPQPGETEFHTRVNRVVERDAHNVVLDLYSTKNPNVMTPAMQGVVLDLTAPRTARLVAEFNGRRYEHTIGELLEGARAHFLRGWLSEAIQFERAQPEAAFCVGHRMVDKEPQRDTDYYYVRVRQRDGQWGWSSPIWVERA
- a CDS encoding ROK family protein, whose protein sequence is MERYAIGIDLGGTSVKYAVVAASGGILFHGEHASRASDGAEAVLDAILRGVEACRAFAAREGLTLEGVGIGTPGVVSDDGRTVLGGAENIAGWENLPLADRIERATGLRCAACNDANAMAWGETLYGAARGATDVVFVTVGTGIGCGVLIGGRLFRGYRNRGMEMGHITVKCDGERCACGGVGCLEHYASTAALVARFRALSGALQADGREVVRRYGAGDPAAVQALEEHWMYLLHGIASMINLFAPQRVVVGGGISESGEFYFEHLREGVRRQVMAVCGGETEIVPAQLGNRAGSLGAAGLILGEGAQR
- a CDS encoding MFS transporter translates to MRRSYALVGLIMLFWFVISFITNIIGPLIPDIIDNFHLQHLALAGFIPTSFFVAYGIMSIPSGLLIERFSQKTVLTAGFALPLVGSLLFALVPTFPVLLASSFTIGLGMAMLQTTINPLTRVAGGEENFAFFSVMGQLVFGAASFVSPLVYARLVARLTSGETLHGLTGWLQSLTPASLPWVSLYWLFAVILVAVIVVVLAVRFPRLELQESERSGGLHSYRELLKNPRVYLFFLGMLCYTASEQGVANWISEFLRQYHGLDPQTVGAPTVGRFWGYMSVGCLVGLFALKLWDARDVLKVAGVLAIASLLAALFGSAGVALVAFPAVGFSISVMFSIVMSLALNSVDRYHGSFAGILCTGIAGGALGPLIVGWLGDLVGLRLALLFVCVTIAYIVGIAFWARPLVDNKRCSLRELFHNKKNRS